The following are encoded in a window of Podospora pseudoanserina strain CBS 124.78 chromosome 6, whole genome shotgun sequence genomic DNA:
- a CDS encoding hypothetical protein (EggNog:ENOG503P2AR) produces MSSPAQGGPSIPKEKDKKGLGKVLSRMKTVLKKADPSRRLSTLGGSKAAGPSSATPAAPANEPAEELIPISPPAQSLAAKKPDDPNAIRVPRSQLFAERAKKLGELYGLELKPSEWHSTEGHALRVEKPIKMRVHRRCHLCNTSFGLGKECPKCKHPRCKTCPRVPPKRTEAEREESRKKRAALIKEREANAPIIPDWDTTAKKVVLKRPAKTGGQDRIYQKQRQRIRRTCCQCQKLIPGGTKTCECCQHTRCTDCPRDPAKKDKYPFGYPGDAPGTKVGHYTCLDCKHNFSEEPSDDKVCPKCSCRKTERLTPRKVQPEPDPEVVKSLAARLENIGIS; encoded by the exons atgAGTTCACCGGCACAAGGGGGACCGTCGATCccaaaggagaaggacaagaaggggcTTGGAAAGGTTCTTTCTAGGATGAAGACTGTTCTCAAGAAAGCCGACCCGTCACGCCGTCTTTCGACCTTGGGCGGCTCCAAGGCTGCTGGACCTTCCTCTGCCACTCCTGCTGCACCGGCCAATGAGCCTGCCGAGGAATTGATCCCCATCAG CCCTCCTGCCCAGTCTCtggcggccaagaagcccgaTGATCCCAATGCCATCAGGGTTCCTAGGTCTCAGCTCTTTGCTGAGAGGGCGAAGAAGCTCGGCGAGCTGTATGGTTTGGAGCTGAAGCCCAGCGAATGGCACTCGACTGAAGGACACGCCCTGCGTGTCGAGAAGCCGATCAAGATGCGCGTGCACAGGAGATGCCATCTGTGCAACACCTCTTTCGGACTCGGAAAGGAATGCCCCAAGTGCAAGCACCCTCGCTGCAAGACTTGCCCACGCGTTCCTCCCAAGAGgaccgaggccgagagggaggaaaGCCGCAAGAAGCGCGCGGCTCTCATCAAGGAGCGCGAGGCGAAcgcccccatcatccccgacTGGGACACGACAGCTAAGAAGGTCGTTCTCAAGAGACCTGCGAAGACGGGAGGACAGGATCGCATCTACCAGAAGCAGAGGCAGCGCATCAGGAGAACCTGCTGTCAATGCCAGAAACTGATCCCTGGCGGTACCAAGACGTGCGAGTGTTGCCAACACACTCGCTGTACCGATTGCCCTCGTGACCC AGCCAAAAAGGACAAATATCCGTTTGGTTACCCAGGTGACGCCCCTGGTACCAAGGTCGGTCATTACACGTGCCTGGACTGCAAGCACAACTTTTCTGAAGAGCCTTCGGACGACAAAGTTTGTCCCAAGTGTTCATGCAGAAAAACGGAACGCTTGACACCGCGGAAGGTCCAACCAGAACCAGATCCAGAGGTGGTTAAAAGCCTGGCGGCCAGACTGGAGAACATTGGGATCTCTTGA